Part of the Armatimonadota bacterium genome is shown below.
AGTATGCAGCAGCCACAGACTACTTCGACAATAATATGAAATCGTTGATGCCTGCGTCCAAATTATCTGAGACATGGCAGTTGATCCAGTCGCAGGTAGGGAGCTACAAAGGCCGCACCGCAACTAAAACCACTAAGATTCAGGGCTTTGACGTTGTTCTGGTTACCTGTCAGTTCGAGAAGGCGACACTCGATGCGCAGCTTGCATTCGATTCTTCAAAGCGGATAACCGGGTTTTATACAGTAAAGCCGAAATAGTGCCTCTTATGGTATAGGATAAGCAAATGACGCCCAAAGAAAACTTATTGAGGGCTATAAGACGTGAGAAGCCTGAAAGGGTACCTAACGGACTGGAGAACACTGTGTCGATCACACCGCCCGTGGTTGAAAGACCATCTTCAGAGAGCTGTGATTGCTTTGGCGTTCACTGGTCTTATGATCCTGCGGCTGAAGGCGGCACCTATCCAACAACAGGCGGATACGTAATCACGGATATCTCCCGCTGGCGTGAACAAATCAAGATACCTGATGTAGATGTCATCGATTGGTCTGATGTCAAGCAGAAGACCGATGAAATCGACCGGCATGAAAACCTGGTGTTGGCATTTGTCGAGATGGGGCTGTTCGAGAGGTCATACTTGCTCCTTGGGATGCAGGAAGCGCTTATATCCTACCTAAGCGAGCCTGATCTGATGGAACAGCTTGTCGCTGCAATAGCGGATTATAAGATTGCACTAATATCCAGATTCTACGAGGTCGCAAAGCCCGACATCGTCTGGTATGGAGACG
Proteins encoded:
- a CDS encoding uroporphyrinogen decarboxylase family protein, whose product is MTPKENLLRAIRREKPERVPNGLENTVSITPPVVERPSSESCDCFGVHWSYDPAAEGGTYPTTGGYVITDISRWREQIKIPDVDVIDWSDVKQKTDEIDRHENLVLAFVEMGLFERSYLLLGMQEALISYLSEPDLMEQLVAAIADYKIALISRFYEVAKPDIVWYGDDWGTQSGLFMSPGIWRAIIKPHTKRIYDCIDSRGMIVYQHSCGKIEEIFADMVEIGADIWNPCQPCNDLARLKKEFGDKISFHGGIDSQFVLGRPGVTPEEARAEVRKRIDQMGKGGGYIAGPSHGVPYRPEIINAMNNEIADYGRYCH